Within Cystobacter ferrugineus, the genomic segment GACTCCTCCCGCTCCTGTCTCGTCAGTCGGCCTTGAAGCGCTTGATGAGTTCCGCCAACCGTCCGGCGAGCTGGTTGAGCTCGGCGGCGGCACCCGTGGCCTGCTTGGAGGCCGAGGTGGTCTGGCGCGTCACGTCCTCGATCTCCGCCATGGAGGCCACCACCTGCTCGGTGGCGGTGCGCTGCTGCTGGGTGGCGAGGTTGATGACGCGCGCCGCGTCGCTCGTCTCCTGCACGCCCGCGAGGATGCCCTCGACGGCCTGCGCCGCCACGGCGCCGAGCTTCTCACCCGACTCGGTGGCTTCCTTGGAGGCCTCGGCCGCGGTGCCCGCGGCGGCCGTGGCCTCGCGGATCTCGGTGATGAGGTTCTTGATCTCCTTGGTGGACTCCATGACGTTCTCGGCGAGGCGGCGCATTTCGGCGGCCACGATGGAGAAGCCCTTGCCCGCCTCACCGGCGCGGCTGCCCTCGAGCGCGGCGTTGAGCGCGAGCAGGTCCGAGCGGTCGGCGATCTCGTCGATCACCTCGACCACGGTGCCGATGCGCTCCACGCGCTTGGACAGCTTGGCGATGGAGTCGGCCACGGCGACGCCGTCGCTGCGGATCTGCTGCATGGCCTGGATGAACTCGCCGATGGCGCCCCGGCCCGCGCGAGCCGCGCCCAGGGTCTCCTCGGCCACGCGCGCCACGCTGCCGGCGTTCTCGGCGATCTGCGCCGAGGCGTGCTTGAGCTCTTCCATCGTCGCCGTGGTCTCGTGGATGGCGGCGGCCTGCTCGGTGGAGGACGTCTCGTGCTGGGTGGAGGCGGAGAGCACCTGGTTGGAGGACGAGGACAGGCGCAGCGCCGCCTCGTTGATCTCCCGCACGAAGGTGCGCAGCGTCTCGATCACCTTGCCGAAGCCCTCGAGCAGGGGCGCGAGCTGGGCGTCCTCGGTGGTGGTGTTCCACCGGGCGAGGTCACCATCGCGGCCCAGCGCGATGAGCGCGTCGACGGCCTGATCGATCTCCTGCGCCGCCACCTGCTTGCGGTGCTCGGAGACGGCGAAGCGCTCCAGGAGTTGGTTGAAGAGGTTGGCCAGGTCGGCGGCATCCTCGTCCAGCGCGTTCTTGTGCACGCGCGCCTCGAGGTTGCCCGCGAGGACGGCGATCACCGTGTCGGTGATGGGCTTGAGGGAGCCCGCCTTCTTCGAGCGGGAGGCCCCGTCCGTGGCGGAAAAATCGTTCTTCGAATCAGCGAGCGACATTGCCTTCAGTGCCTTCCTTGAACATCAAGGTTTCGAGAAGATCGATGAGCATCACGGGACGCGCCTCATCGAGGAAAACCCCCACTGCGTACGGCGCCGCGCCAACCACCGGGGGCAGCCGGCGCAGGTGCTGGATGGGGACGGGACGCACCCCGCGGATGGCATCCACCTTGAGGTGGCCCTCCCCCTCGGGTGCGTCGAACACGAGCGCGCGATGGCCGCGCTTCAGGGGACCGAGCTCCGGCAGGGAGAGATCCTCCGCGAGCGCGCGCTCGATGCGCAGCACCTGCGAGGCGTCCGTGCCGTAGACGATATCGCCCACCTCGAAGAAGAGGATGTCCACCTCTTCCACTGCGGGAGCGAAGACGTCGGAGATCATCGCAGCACCGCGCGCTGCCTCGCGCTCTGCAGCAGCTTGGAGAAGTGGAGCAGGGCGACGCTCTCGTTGGGCACCAGGCCCTCGGCCACGCCGAGCAGGTGCTCGACAGCGGCGTCTCCTCCGAGGGGAGGCGGCAGGATGTCGGCCACGGGGATGCGCCGCAGTCCGAGCACCGCGTCGGCCACCACACCCACCCGGTAGTTGCCGCTGGTGCCGATGAACAGCCGGGTCCTCGGTCCGACCCGGGCCTCGCCCTTGCCGAGGAAGCGCAGCAGATCCATCACGGGGATGACCTCGCCGCGATGGCCCGTGACGCCCATGAGGAAGGAGGGAGTCCGGGGCAAGGGGGTGAGCAGTCCGGTACGGATGACCTCGAGCACGTTCTCACTGGGAACGGCGAGGCGGAGATCAGCCACCCGGAAACAGAAGAATTCCTGTTCGGGCCGGGCTTGAGCCGCGATGGCCCGGTCGGGAGCCATCCGAAGCGCACGTTGGAGGGGAGTGTTGGTCAAGGCGACAAAGTATCCGGAGGCAAGCGAAGTGGGTCAAGCCTGGACCGAATCACATGGTCCGGACCGGCTCAACGGTGTAGGGTGACTGCCGTATTCCAGGGGAGGAAGATGTCTCGCGTACTGGTCATCGATGATAGCCCAATGTTGGTGGAACTCACGGTCAGGGCGCTGTCGGCCGCGGGCTACCACGCCACCGGGGCGACCGACCTGGCGAGCCTGGAGGTGAAGCTCTCCGAGGGGCCGTTCGCGCTCATCCTCATGGACGTGAACATGCCGGAGATGTTCGGCGACGACGTCGTCGAGTACCTCCGCACCCAGAAGAAGGTGACGTCCAAGCTGGTGCTCTACTCGGACATCGCCGAGGAGGAGCTGGCGGCGAAGACCCGTCAGTCGGGCGCGGACGCCTACATCCTCAAGGGAGGGGGGCTGGAAGCGGTCATCGGCGGGATCATGCGCATCCTGGGCCCGCCCCCACCGCCCACCGCCGCCCCCCGTCCTGGCATGGCACCCGGCGTGGCGGCCCCTCGGCCGGCTGCTTCCTCCACGGCCCCCCGTCCGCCCCCAGGGACGCCCGTGGCCCGGCCACCCGGAGCCGTCGCCGCGCGGCCCGTCGCTCCGCCCGGAGCGGCTCCCGGGGGAGTCGCGGCGCCTCCCCGTGCCGTGGCCGCGCCTCCGGGACAGGTCGCGGCGCCACGTGCGCCCGTGGCGGGTCAGCCCACCGCGCCCCGCCCGGCGTCCGCGGTGCCGGGAACGGGTGCGCCCGCGGCGCCTCGTGCGCCCCTGCCAGGACAGGTGGCCGCTCCTCGCCCCGGAGTACCGACGGCAGGCGGCCCGTCCCTGACTCCCACCGCGCCTCGCGCCCCCGTCGCGGGACAGGTGACGCCGCCTCGTCCCGCCACCGCCGTGGGAGGCGCCCCCCCCCCGGCCCACCCGGGCCTGACGCCTCGCGTTCCCGGAGCGGCTCCCGGGCAGCTGAGGCCCACGACTCCGGTCCCCGGCACGGCACCAGGGGCCGCCGTCCCCACGGCCCGGCCCGTCGGGGCGCCCGCCGCGACGCCCGTGCGTGCGCCCGCGACATCTCCCGCGGCCCCGTCTCCGGAGCCCGTGGCGCAACAGACTCCGCCCGTGGCCGCGACCGCCCCAACGGCCCCCGCTCCCGGGCCCACCGCCCCCGCGGTGTCGGGAGGTTTCCCCTCGGCGGCGAAGATGACGGCGGCGGGAGGGCGCAAGCCGCGCATCCTCATCGTCGACGACAGTGAGATGACGGCCCGCATCATCGAGGCGGACCTGGTGTCCAAGGGCTTCGAGGTGCACATCGCCGACTCCGCGGACAAGGCGACGAAGATCATCCTCAAGAAGCAGACGCGTCCGGACCTCGTGCTGCTGGACGTGCGGATGCCCAACGTGAACGGCGAGCAGTTCTGCCGGTTCATCAAGAGCAACAGCCTCTTCAAGGGCATCAAGGTGCTGCTGTGCTCCGGGGAGAACGTGGAGGAGTTGCAGCGCATCTGCCGCGAGGCCGGCGCCGATGGCTACGTGCCCAAGGACGCCGTGCTGGGCAACCTGGTGGCCAAGGAGCTCAACCCGGTCGTCCCGAGCGAGTAGCCCGGGTCTCCCCTCCCCTCCTGCCGGAGCCCACCGCTACACGTTCGGTGGGCGCCGGAAGGGGCCGGCCACCTCGGCCAGGGCCTCGGCCACGGACAGCAGGGCCTCGTCCTTCCACCGCCGGCCCACCACCTGGACGCCCAGGGGCAGCGTCCTCCCGGACGCGGGGGGCAGGGGCAACACCACCACCGGGTGTCCCGTCAGGTTGAAGAGGTTGCAGAAGCCGCTCGTGCCCTCCATGTACGGCACGCGCCGCGCATCCACCTCCACCCAGTCTCCGCTCGGGCGATGGGTGAAGGCCGAACCCACCGTCACCGGGCACAACCAGGCGTCCCAGCCCTCGAGGAAGCCCTCCACCGTCGCCATCATCTGATCGCGCACCGTGAGCGCCTGGGTGTAGTCCACCATCCGGCCCCACAGCCCGCGCACGATGCCGCGGTTGATGGCCGAATCCCCCCGCATGGAGCGGAAGTGCAGGGCCGTCATGAGGCGGGCCTGGACGGGGATCTCCGAGCCCACCTCGGCGCCCAGCAACCGGCCCCAGGCGTTCCACGACTGCTCGAAGTCGATCCCCGGCGAGCGCCGCTCCACCACACACCCCGCCCCTTCCAAGGTGCGCGCCAGTCCCGCCAGCGCCGCGCGCGTCTCCGCCGACACGGGCATGCCGCCAAAGTCGTCCGTCCACACGAAACGGTACGAGCGCAAGTCCCGCCTCGGCACCTCCTGGAAGGGCACCGGAGGCATCTCCGTGTCCTGGCCATCCGGTCCGGACAGCAGCCGCAGCGCGAGCCGGAGATCATCCACCGTGCGCGCCAGCGGCCCGGCCACGCCCTGGTGGCGCACACCGCGCGGAGAGCCCGGCATGCCCGGGATGTGGCCGGACAGAGGGATGCGGCCGTCGGTGGGCTTCAGGCCAAACACCCCGCAGTAGTGCGAGGGAATGCGGATGGAGCCGCCGATGTCACTGCCCACCTCCAGGGGGCTCATCCCCGCCGCCACCGCCACCGCGCCGCCCCCGGAGCTTCCGCCCGGCGTGCGCTCCACGTCCCAGGGGTTGTTCGTCCGGCCGAAGACGGTGTTGTGCGTCTGCGTGTCCAGCGCGAGCCGGGGCAGGTTCGTCTTGCCCATCACGACGGCGCCCGCCGACTTGAGCCGGGCCACCACCGTCGCGTCGCGCCGGGGCACGTAGTCCACCAGGCGCTCGAAGCCACTCGTCGTGCGCAGCCCCGTCGTTTCGAAAGCGTCCTTGATGGTGAGGGGCACGCCGTGCAGCGGCCCCCACTCCTCGCCGCGTGA encodes:
- a CDS encoding chemotaxis protein CheW, whose product is MAPDRAIAAQARPEQEFFCFRVADLRLAVPSENVLEVIRTGLLTPLPRTPSFLMGVTGHRGEVIPVMDLLRFLGKGEARVGPRTRLFIGTSGNYRVGVVADAVLGLRRIPVADILPPPLGGDAAVEHLLGVAEGLVPNESVALLHFSKLLQSARQRAVLR
- a CDS encoding amidase; its protein translation is MQELTFLSAQEMARRVRMRQVSAVELLDAHLQQVARNNVRLNALVTLDETRARARAREADAALSRGEEWGPLHGVPLTIKDAFETTGLRTTSGFERLVDYVPRRDATVVARLKSAGAVVMGKTNLPRLALDTQTHNTVFGRTNNPWDVERTPGGSSGGGAVAVAAGMSPLEVGSDIGGSIRIPSHYCGVFGLKPTDGRIPLSGHIPGMPGSPRGVRHQGVAGPLARTVDDLRLALRLLSGPDGQDTEMPPVPFQEVPRRDLRSYRFVWTDDFGGMPVSAETRAALAGLARTLEGAGCVVERRSPGIDFEQSWNAWGRLLGAEVGSEIPVQARLMTALHFRSMRGDSAINRGIVRGLWGRMVDYTQALTVRDQMMATVEGFLEGWDAWLCPVTVGSAFTHRPSGDWVEVDARRVPYMEGTSGFCNLFNLTGHPVVVLPLPPASGRTLPLGVQVVGRRWKDEALLSVAEALAEVAGPFRRPPNV
- a CDS encoding Frizzy aggregation protein FrzB, producing the protein MISDVFAPAVEEVDILFFEVGDIVYGTDASQVLRIERALAEDLSLPELGPLKRGHRALVFDAPEGEGHLKVDAIRGVRPVPIQHLRRLPPVVGAAPYAVGVFLDEARPVMLIDLLETLMFKEGTEGNVAR
- a CDS encoding methyl-accepting chemotaxis protein, whose amino-acid sequence is MSLADSKNDFSATDGASRSKKAGSLKPITDTVIAVLAGNLEARVHKNALDEDAADLANLFNQLLERFAVSEHRKQVAAQEIDQAVDALIALGRDGDLARWNTTTEDAQLAPLLEGFGKVIETLRTFVREINEAALRLSSSSNQVLSASTQHETSSTEQAAAIHETTATMEELKHASAQIAENAGSVARVAEETLGAARAGRGAIGEFIQAMQQIRSDGVAVADSIAKLSKRVERIGTVVEVIDEIADRSDLLALNAALEGSRAGEAGKGFSIVAAEMRRLAENVMESTKEIKNLITEIREATAAAGTAAEASKEATESGEKLGAVAAQAVEGILAGVQETSDAARVINLATQQQRTATEQVVASMAEIEDVTRQTTSASKQATGAAAELNQLAGRLAELIKRFKAD